A window of the Enterobacteriaceae bacterium 4M9 genome harbors these coding sequences:
- a CDS encoding thiamine biosynthesis protein ThiF has protein sequence MVPDILMSVINIIHAAPGMDTDDNWILNPDKIWSLRFKARLSVPESLFMPRESAWHLLIWSKGFDQIVRIYPDKEHGIDATFQHQDFNQQASSLPWRAGKPCLEQSLSIFGRRSWSDEPEELLQRIAWLLQRLMLWIDSAACNSLVMKGEPLELPVLPGAIHHPLVGFSETREDFSKAIQSPGQWGTASVPPLTGAHHTHYIARFHDQKDRIIRTPEWSAMMHNRKQTSNALWLMLEHLPVLAPWQAPTRWYQLNSLLSDQGISLEKIFTEAGIFIRKNRFKLTPSFLLLGFPLAEKIGSAPFRLHWLALKCPYLSHKSSRRDGFRVSERNHRRWDAEAAVSTQNLYWLQSSNWAPDQVRTRGGAEDEMKQKQVLIIGAGALGSAISDNLLRMGICRMGIMDHDTVAMGNLSRHVLDMSSVGRSKASALAEHLNRTMPDARIRAFNSAFPPENLQTSQAIKNYDVIIDCTADDNVLRALSLFEWPEEKLFISLSISWQAEGLFAFAASEARFPVVDALAHFDKSPAPPIAELDRHTEGMGCWHAVFPATAADIQLWASVSTRFILNAMKTTGRQYAYYRQNPEGTVEKVNVE, from the coding sequence GTGGTTCCTGATATTCTGATGTCAGTTATCAATATCATTCACGCGGCACCAGGGATGGATACCGATGATAACTGGATCCTGAATCCTGATAAAATATGGTCACTGCGTTTTAAAGCCCGGCTTTCCGTTCCAGAATCACTTTTCATGCCTCGTGAGTCAGCCTGGCATCTTCTCATCTGGTCAAAAGGCTTTGACCAGATAGTCCGCATCTACCCGGATAAAGAACATGGGATCGATGCAACATTTCAGCATCAGGATTTTAATCAGCAAGCATCCTCCTTACCCTGGCGTGCAGGGAAACCCTGCCTTGAACAATCACTCAGTATTTTTGGAAGACGTTCCTGGTCTGATGAACCTGAAGAATTGCTGCAACGTATAGCATGGCTGCTTCAGCGACTTATGTTATGGATTGACTCCGCAGCATGTAACTCACTGGTGATGAAAGGCGAGCCGCTGGAGTTACCTGTTCTGCCTGGCGCAATACACCATCCTCTCGTCGGCTTCAGCGAAACCCGTGAGGACTTCTCCAAGGCGATTCAGTCTCCCGGGCAATGGGGGACTGCATCGGTGCCCCCTCTGACAGGGGCTCACCATACTCACTATATCGCGCGCTTTCACGACCAGAAAGACCGGATCATCAGAACACCGGAATGGTCTGCAATGATGCATAACCGAAAGCAAACCAGCAATGCTCTCTGGCTTATGCTTGAACACCTGCCTGTGCTTGCCCCCTGGCAGGCTCCCACCCGCTGGTATCAACTCAATTCCTTGCTTTCAGACCAGGGGATCAGTCTTGAAAAAATCTTCACCGAAGCAGGCATTTTTATCAGGAAAAACAGATTTAAGTTAACACCTTCTTTCCTCCTTCTGGGTTTTCCACTGGCTGAGAAAATCGGTTCTGCCCCCTTTCGCTTACACTGGCTGGCGCTAAAATGCCCTTACCTGAGTCACAAATCTTCCCGTCGTGACGGATTCAGAGTAAGTGAAAGAAACCATCGCAGGTGGGATGCAGAAGCCGCAGTATCCACACAAAATTTATACTGGTTACAATCGTCAAACTGGGCTCCTGACCAGGTCAGGACACGTGGTGGCGCTGAAGATGAGATGAAGCAGAAACAAGTCCTGATAATTGGTGCTGGCGCTCTGGGAAGTGCTATTTCAGATAATCTGCTCCGGATGGGGATCTGCCGTATGGGCATCATGGACCATGATACTGTCGCAATGGGTAACCTTAGCAGGCATGTTCTTGACATGAGTTCAGTTGGCCGCAGTAAGGCAAGTGCTTTGGCAGAGCACCTGAATCGCACGATGCCAGATGCCCGCATCAGGGCTTTTAACTCAGCGTTTCCGCCAGAAAATTTACAGACCAGTCAGGCTATCAAGAACTATGATGTCATCATTGATTGTACTGCCGATGATAATGTCCTCAGAGCCCTTTCTCTTTTTGAATGGCCTGAAGAAAAATTGTTTATTAGTCTGTCCATCTCATGGCAAGCAGAAGGTCTGTTTGCTTTTGCTGCATCCGAAGCACGTTTCCCGGTAGTTGATGCCCTGGCCCATTTCGATAAATCCCCGGCACCTCCCATTGCAGAACTCGATCGGCATACCGAAGGTATGGGATGCTGGCATGCCGTATTTCCGGCAACGGCAGCAGATATTCAGTTATGGGCATCAGTAAGTACACGTTTCATCCTGAACGCAATGAAGACTACGGGACGACAATATGCGTATTACAGACAAAACCCGGAAGGGACTGTGGAGAAAGTAAATGTCGAATGA
- a CDS encoding SAVED domain-containing protein, translated as MVTAVTARWHGDDYQSRFFWIKAAALRDPDTPHVIEVSYEADGPKAFDDVIIRYSPSRASCGPERISADYFQIKFHVVRAGRFGYEDLVLPEFIGAQTTSLLERLQEAKLSSSGDAAFHLVTTDSIKDGDLLGELISSENGRLRTDKLSEGKTDSSKMGRVRKLWRTHLGLKDNDELFKILKNFHVHANQPSLERLRDDVNIKFQIIGLTPCTSGSEFRYDGAAKALKSRGLYQFTREAFEALCLQEGWVKSEPSGKFINVALRSFSDGPADFMDATPENTLSLLHFFHGRHLSPDEDWDTNVRPLVEDFFQRIRQHERRIRLFLDTHSSVAFLAGKCLGLKSGMAVELIQKGRAGTSVWRSDDQSEIRPTVTSIEHINEGVDIAVVMSITRDASDHVREYLASCHPEVGRMLHVTPDGGPGQNAITGGAHAARLAENIADGVAKARVKFGARVHIFSAAPGAVNFFTGQQLESMGRCVLYEFDFNQRIDGSYHPSFKV; from the coding sequence ATGGTAACTGCGGTAACAGCAAGATGGCATGGTGATGACTATCAGTCGCGTTTCTTCTGGATAAAGGCTGCTGCGTTACGGGATCCTGACACTCCCCACGTCATTGAAGTATCATATGAAGCTGATGGGCCTAAGGCTTTTGACGATGTTATCATCCGCTATTCTCCTTCCCGAGCAAGTTGCGGCCCAGAGCGCATATCTGCTGATTATTTTCAAATTAAATTTCACGTAGTCAGAGCGGGCCGGTTTGGATATGAAGACTTAGTTTTGCCCGAATTTATAGGCGCTCAGACCACATCATTGCTGGAAAGGCTTCAGGAGGCAAAGTTATCTTCTTCCGGGGATGCTGCATTCCATCTGGTCACTACTGACAGTATTAAAGATGGGGACCTTCTCGGTGAACTGATCTCCAGTGAAAACGGAAGGCTCCGCACTGACAAGCTATCAGAAGGAAAGACAGATAGCAGTAAAATGGGGCGTGTACGTAAACTATGGCGTACTCACCTCGGGCTCAAAGATAATGACGAATTGTTCAAAATCCTAAAGAATTTCCATGTTCATGCTAACCAGCCCTCTCTGGAAAGACTCCGCGATGATGTCAACATTAAATTTCAGATAATAGGCCTCACCCCCTGCACTTCCGGTTCGGAGTTCAGGTACGATGGCGCAGCCAAAGCGCTAAAAAGCAGGGGGCTTTATCAGTTTACCCGTGAAGCATTTGAGGCACTTTGTCTTCAGGAAGGATGGGTAAAATCAGAGCCTTCAGGAAAATTTATTAATGTGGCTCTTCGTTCGTTCAGTGACGGCCCGGCTGATTTTATGGACGCGACGCCTGAAAATACATTATCACTTCTCCATTTCTTCCATGGGCGTCACCTTTCACCTGATGAAGACTGGGATACTAATGTTCGTCCACTGGTTGAGGATTTTTTTCAACGCATCAGACAACATGAACGCCGTATACGCCTGTTTCTTGATACTCATTCCTCTGTTGCATTCCTCGCAGGTAAATGCCTTGGCCTGAAGTCAGGTATGGCTGTTGAACTTATTCAGAAAGGCCGGGCAGGAACCTCAGTCTGGCGGTCAGATGACCAGAGCGAAATCAGACCAACAGTAACAAGTATCGAGCATATAAATGAAGGGGTAGATATAGCCGTCGTGATGAGCATTACACGGGACGCTTCTGACCATGTACGGGAGTATCTGGCCTCCTGTCACCCTGAAGTCGGACGCATGTTACATGTAACACCAGACGGTGGTCCGGGGCAAAATGCGATTACTGGCGGTGCTCACGCGGCAAGGCTTGCAGAAAATATCGCCGATGGGGTAGCCAAAGCCCGGGTTAAGTTTGGTGCCAGAGTCCATATATTTAGTGCAGCCCCCGGCGCCGTTAACTTTTTCACAGGCCAGCAGCTGGAAAGTATGGGGCGTTGCGTATTATACGAATTTGATTTCAATCAGCGTATTGATGGGAGCTACCATCCATCATTTAAGGTGTAA